In one window of Posidoniimonas corsicana DNA:
- the gap gene encoding type I glyceraldehyde-3-phosphate dehydrogenase: MATKVAINGFGRIGRLTFRGLIERSDEFEVVAINDLTDNQMLATLLKYDSTHGRFPGTVDFDDEHLIVNGKKIKATAIRNPAECPWGELGVDVCVESTGVFASAKTADRPGYDTHLDAGAKKVVLSQPAKDGADLTCVLGVNDDKLTADHKCISNASCTTNCLAPVAKVLHETFGIENGLMTTIHAYTNDQNVQDLPHKDPYRARAAAMNIIPTTTGAAKAVGLVIPELQGKLTGYAMRVPVVTGSVVDLTANLSKAATPEAINAAMKEAAEGPLKGILAYTEDPIVSTDIIHDPHSSIFAGPWTTAITDKMVKVVSWYDNEWGYSCRTVDLIAKLAAL; encoded by the coding sequence GTGGCTACCAAAGTCGCCATCAATGGTTTTGGCCGTATCGGACGGCTGACGTTTCGTGGGCTCATTGAGCGGAGCGACGAGTTCGAGGTGGTCGCGATTAACGACCTCACCGACAACCAGATGCTCGCCACGCTGCTCAAGTACGACAGCACCCACGGCCGCTTCCCCGGCACGGTGGACTTTGACGATGAGCACCTGATCGTCAACGGCAAGAAGATCAAGGCCACCGCTATCCGCAACCCGGCCGAGTGCCCGTGGGGCGAGCTGGGCGTGGACGTCTGCGTCGAGTCGACCGGCGTGTTCGCCTCGGCCAAGACCGCCGACCGCCCGGGATACGACACCCACCTGGACGCCGGCGCCAAGAAGGTGGTGCTCAGCCAGCCCGCCAAGGACGGGGCCGACCTGACCTGCGTGCTGGGCGTCAATGACGACAAGCTGACCGCCGACCACAAGTGCATCAGCAACGCCAGCTGCACCACCAACTGCCTGGCCCCGGTCGCCAAGGTCCTCCACGAGACCTTCGGCATTGAGAACGGTCTGATGACCACCATCCACGCCTACACGAACGATCAGAACGTGCAGGACCTGCCGCACAAGGACCCGTACCGGGCCCGCGCCGCGGCGATGAACATCATCCCCACCACCACCGGCGCCGCGAAGGCCGTCGGCCTGGTGATCCCCGAGCTGCAGGGCAAGCTTACCGGCTACGCCATGCGTGTCCCCGTGGTGACCGGCTCGGTGGTCGACCTGACCGCCAACCTGTCGAAGGCCGCCACGCCCGAGGCGATCAACGCCGCGATGAAGGAGGCCGCCGAGGGCCCGCTCAAGGGCATCCTCGCTTACACCGAGGACCCGATCGTCTCGACCGACATCATCCACGACCCGCACAGCAGCATCTTTGCCGGCCCGTGGACCACGGCTATCACCGACAAGATGGTGAAGGTGGTGAGCTGGTACGACAACGAGTGGGGCTACTCCTGCCGCACGGTCGACCTGATCGCCAAGCTGGCCGCGCTGTAA
- a CDS encoding mechanosensitive ion channel domain-containing protein: MRGCLPTPRTADACGLRLLVSLLTVVLLAAAARAQDAADPPPAEPEASAEQTSPQPKDVTVEPRAEDEQIAERLQGILEATGWFRAPVVRVQEGVAFLEGATETDQRSEWAQRLAGRTEDVVAVVNNIEVDTPSLFDFSAANSQLEQMLRGVIQAAPTFLVAVAVLLLTWLAAKVAGVVGRAVANRRVENELLRGMAARFAAVPVLLLGAYLALRVAGLTRLAATVLGGTGLLGIVIGIAFRDIAENYLASILISMRRPFEVGDLVTINEHQGFVQTVTSRGTQIMTLDGNHVQIPNSLVYKSVIENASANPNVRLGFVVGIDYSDSAPAAQDAVLKTLRDHDAVLKDPEPLVLVNELAASTVNLSIYFWVDASKYSHIKVRSAIMRLVKRRLQRDGFTLPDEAREMIFPQGVPVRMIGADAAAGAPPREPARDEPRDQPAALAEADEPEPESTEAEGNLTSEKQEIEQQAAGARKLSDAANLIESPADSQSGGT, from the coding sequence TTGCGAGGTTGCCTTCCGACGCCCCGAACCGCCGACGCCTGTGGTCTGCGCCTGCTAGTTTCGCTGCTCACCGTGGTCCTGCTCGCCGCTGCCGCCCGGGCCCAAGATGCGGCGGACCCGCCGCCCGCCGAACCAGAGGCCTCCGCCGAGCAGACTTCGCCGCAGCCCAAGGACGTGACGGTCGAGCCGCGGGCCGAAGACGAACAGATCGCCGAGCGTCTCCAGGGCATCCTGGAGGCGACCGGCTGGTTTCGGGCGCCGGTCGTACGGGTCCAGGAGGGCGTGGCCTTCCTGGAGGGCGCCACGGAGACCGACCAGCGCAGCGAGTGGGCCCAGCGGCTTGCCGGGCGGACCGAGGACGTGGTGGCGGTGGTCAACAATATCGAGGTGGACACGCCGAGCCTGTTCGACTTCTCGGCGGCCAACTCGCAGCTCGAGCAGATGCTCCGCGGCGTCATCCAGGCGGCGCCGACGTTCTTGGTGGCCGTGGCGGTGTTGCTGCTGACGTGGCTGGCGGCCAAGGTCGCCGGCGTTGTGGGCAGGGCGGTGGCCAACCGCCGGGTGGAGAACGAGCTGCTCCGGGGCATGGCGGCGCGGTTCGCGGCCGTGCCGGTGCTGCTGCTGGGCGCCTACCTGGCGCTGCGGGTGGCGGGGCTGACCCGGTTGGCGGCCACGGTGCTGGGGGGCACCGGGCTGCTCGGCATCGTTATCGGCATCGCGTTCCGGGACATCGCCGAAAACTACCTGGCCAGCATCCTGATCAGCATGCGCCGTCCGTTCGAGGTAGGCGACCTGGTGACTATCAACGAGCACCAAGGCTTCGTGCAGACGGTCACGTCACGCGGCACGCAGATCATGACGCTCGACGGGAACCACGTGCAGATTCCGAACTCGCTGGTCTACAAGAGCGTGATCGAGAACGCGTCGGCCAACCCCAACGTGCGGCTCGGGTTCGTGGTCGGCATCGACTACTCCGACTCGGCGCCCGCAGCGCAGGACGCCGTGCTCAAGACGCTCCGCGACCACGACGCGGTGCTCAAAGACCCCGAGCCGTTGGTGCTGGTCAACGAGCTGGCCGCCTCGACCGTCAATCTCAGCATCTACTTCTGGGTGGACGCGTCGAAGTACAGCCACATCAAGGTCCGCTCCGCGATCATGCGGCTCGTGAAGCGGCGCCTGCAGCGCGACGGCTTCACGCTGCCGGACGAGGCGCGCGAGATGATCTTCCCGCAGGGCGTGCCGGTGCGGATGATCGGGGCCGACGCGGCCGCCGGCGCGCCGCCGCGCGAACCGGCTAGAGACGAACCACGCGACCAGCCGGCCGCCCTTGCCGAGGCGGACGAGCCGGAGCCCGAGTCGACCGAGGCCGAGGGCAACCTCACGTCCGAGAAGCAGGAGATCGAGCAGCAGGCGGCCGGCGCGCGGAAGCTGTCCGACGCCGCCAACCTGATCGAGTCACCCGCGGATTCTCAATCCGGCGGAACGTAA
- a CDS encoding carbonic anhydrase has protein sequence MAKKKAAQKSAAEALEALKAGNDRFVEEDFNDPKEDCSLRNIKRREELVGGQKPWAIVLCCADSRVPPEIAFDCGLGEIFTIRVAGNVANPESIASIEYAAIKKIGGIGANLIVVLGHESCGAVKAAIDNAAAPKPADLGPHINGLLSYLTPAVSKLSPKKVTEFNNASLSKRKKDSTLTEAVKANALNSVSELNTLSQKIPNEDGVVVVPAIYRLATGKVDFFEA, from the coding sequence ATGGCGAAGAAGAAAGCGGCGCAGAAGTCAGCGGCCGAGGCGCTTGAAGCCTTGAAAGCCGGCAACGACCGGTTTGTTGAAGAGGACTTCAACGATCCCAAAGAAGATTGCTCGCTGCGGAACATCAAGCGGAGGGAGGAACTGGTCGGCGGGCAGAAGCCGTGGGCGATCGTGCTCTGTTGCGCGGACAGCCGGGTCCCGCCGGAGATCGCTTTCGACTGCGGGCTGGGCGAGATCTTCACGATCCGGGTCGCGGGCAACGTCGCCAATCCAGAGTCGATCGCGAGCATCGAGTACGCGGCCATCAAGAAGATCGGCGGCATCGGCGCCAACCTAATTGTGGTGCTGGGCCACGAGAGCTGCGGCGCGGTCAAGGCGGCGATCGACAACGCCGCCGCGCCGAAGCCGGCCGACCTGGGTCCGCACATTAACGGCCTGCTGAGCTACCTGACGCCGGCTGTGAGCAAGCTCTCACCGAAGAAGGTTACCGAATTCAATAACGCCTCGCTCAGCAAAAGGAAGAAGGACAGCACGCTAACCGAGGCGGTCAAGGCGAACGCGCTGAACTCGGTCTCTGAGCTGAACACCCTGTCTCAGAAGATCCCGAACGAAGACGGCGTGGTCGTGGTCCCCGCCATCTACCGCCTGGCGACCGGGAAGGTCGACTTCTTCGAGGCCTAA